One genomic region from Coregonus clupeaformis isolate EN_2021a unplaced genomic scaffold, ASM2061545v1 scaf0025, whole genome shotgun sequence encodes:
- the LOC121543670 gene encoding diacylglycerol kinase iota isoform X6 has product MPPITNGPSKEIRTSVDWTETAVNGDHLWLETSCSGELCYLGEDTCVLKTAKSAPRRKCAACKIVVHTSCIEQLDKINFRCKPTFREGGSRCLRDNMLRHHWVHRRRQEGKCRQCGKSFQQKFFHSKEIVAISCSWCKQAFHNKVTCFQLHQIEEPCSLGAHAGVIVPPSWIIKVRKPQNSFKNSTRRKKRTSFKRRTSKKGTDESKWRPFMLKPLASPLMKPVLVFVNPKSGGNQGTKVLQMFMWILNPRQVFDLSQGGLREALELYRKVPNLRILACGGDGTVGWILSALDELGMTPHPPVAVLPLGTGNDLARTLNWGGGYTDEPVSKVLCQVEDGSVVQLDRWNLQVERSPAQPEEGTQKLPLNVFNNYFSLGFDAHVTLEFHESREANPEKFNSRFRNKMFYAGAAFSDFLQRSSRDLSKHVRVVCDGTDLTPKIQEQKFQCIVFLNIPRYCAGTMPWGNTGDHRDFEPQRHDDGCIEVIGFTMSSLAALQVGGHGERLHQCREVTLTTFKTIAVQVDGEPCRLAPSTLLISLRNQANMVQKNKRRTSVPLLNDIQKVCAADLRRLSAPPDSFSVPHAVPERLRLRVNRISLQDYDRLQFDKERLRDISIAVGIVVVRGDCDLETCRLYIDRLQEDLHQAPSAGHQVHYQDECRGLPRPGSAHRLSPNWSFLDSTSADRFYRIDKAQEHLHYVTEICQEEVFILDHDGLAGGHATGMPDLVVEPNSGSPLTSEEQELLTAACSGDLTTLSGSFFRGTSLLVRDSRGCSALHLASQHGHTEVVCFILEHGSKVLLDLTDRETGDTALHKAASQKHHAVCRLLMDSGASLIKTNLKGKTPVEQARNAGDQELASYLTSKQHPTTVSHEDLETAV; this is encoded by the exons AAGTCTGCCCCCAGGAGGAAGTGTGCAGCGTGTAAGATCGTAGTCCACACATCCTGCATCGAGCAGCTCGACAAG attAACTTCCGCTGTAAGCCAACGTTTAGAGAAGGAGGCTCTCGCTGCCTCAGAGAT AATATGTTGAGGCATCACTGGGTGCACCGGCGCCGCCAAGAGGGGAAATGCAGACAGTGTGGgaag AGCTTCCAGCAGAAGTTCTTCCATAGTAAAGAGATTGTTGCCATCAGCTGCTCCTGGTGCAAACAAGCT TTCCATAACAAGGTGACATGTTTCCAGCTACATCAGATTGAGGAGCCCTGTTCTCTTGGGGCCCACGCCGGGGTCATTGTCCCCCCCTCCTGGATCATCAAAGTCAGGAAGCCACAG AACTCGTTCAAAAACTCTACAAGGAGGAAAAAACGCACATCGTTTAAAAGAAGGACCAGTAAGAAAGGAACTGAC GAATCAAAGTGGCGTCCGTTCATGCTGAAGCCCCTTGCTTCCCCTCTGATGAAACCTGTTCTAGTCTTTGTCAACCCCAAGAGCGGAGGCAACCAG GGTACTAAAGTGTTACAGATGTTTATGTGGATCCTGAACCCTCGCCAGGTGTTTGATCTCTCCCAGGGAGGACTCAGAGAGGC GTTGGAGTTGTACAGGAAAGTGCCAAACCTGCGTATCCTGGCCTGTGGAGGAGACGGGACG GTGGGGTGGATCCTGTCTGCTCTGGATGAGTTAGGAATGACCCCACATCCGCCTGTAGCTGTACTTCCTCTGGGGACAGGAAATGACCTCGCCAGGACCCTCAACTGGGGAGGG ggttatacAGACGAGCCGGTGTCCAAGGTACTGTGTCAGGTGGAGGACGGCTCTGTAGTGCAGCTAGACAGATGGAACCTTCAGGTGGAGAGAAGCCCCGCCCAGCCGGAGGAGGGCACACAGAAG CTCCCACTGAATGTGTTCAACAACTACTTCAGCCTGGGCTTCGATGCCCACGTTACACTGGAGTTCCACGAATCCAGAG AAGCCAACCCTGAGAAATTCAACAGCCGCTTCCGCAACAAGATGTTCTATGCAGGG GCTGCATTCTCTGACTTCCTCCAGAGGAGCTCCAGGGATTTGTCTAAACACGTCAGAGTGGTG TGTGACGGGACAGATCTCACTCCTAAGATCCAGGAACAGAAGTTCCAGTGCATCGTCTTCTTAAACATTCCCAG gtactgTGCAGGCACCATGCCGTGGGGGAACACAGGAGACCACCGGGACTTTGAGCCTCAGCGCCATGACGACGGCTGTATCGAAGTCATCGGCTTCACCATGTCCTCcctt GCGGCACTGCAGGTAGGAGGTCATGGTGAGAGGCTGCACCAGTGTAGAGAGGTGACTCTGACCACCTTTAAGACCATCGCTGTACAG gtggatgGAGAGCCGTGTCGCTTGGCCCCCTCAACCCTCCTGATCTCCCTACGCAACCAGGCCAACATGGTACAGAAGAACAAGAGACGCACCTCAGTACCCCTGCTCAAtga TATTCAGAAAGTGTGTGCAGCAGACCTGCGCCGCCTTTCTGCTCCCCCTGACTCCTTCTCTGT CCCCCATGCTGTCCCCGAGCGCCTGCGCCTCAGAGTCAACCGTATCAGTCTGCAGGACTACGACAGACTACAGTTCGACAAGGAACGACTCCGAGacatct cGATCGCTGTGGGGATTGTGGTGGTGAGAGGGGACTGTGACCTGGAGACCTGTAGACTCTACATAGACAGGCTACaggag GATCTTCATCAGGCTCCATCTGCTGGCCACCAAGTGCATTACCAG GATGAGTGTCGAGGTCTACCGCGACCAGGCTCCGCCCACAGACTGTCCCCTAACTGGAGCTTCCTGGACT CTACGTCTGCGGACCGTTTCTACCGTATAGACAAGGCCCAGGAGCACCTGCACTATGTGACAGAAATCTGCCAGGAAGAGGTGTTTATCCTGGACCACGATGGACTAGCGGGGGGACATGCCACAGGAATGCCTGACCTGGTGGTGGAGCCCAACTctgg GAGCCCTCTGACATCTGAGGAACAAG AACTGTTGACGGCTGCCTGCTCTGGGGACCTGACTACG TTGTCGGGCAGCTTCTTTCGTGGGACCAGCCTTCTGGTGAGGGATTCTAGGGGTTGTAGTGCACTACACCTGGCCTCCCAGCACGGACACACTGAAGTGGTCTGCTTCATACTGGAGCACG GGTCAAAGGTGCTCCTGGATTTAACTGACAGAGAAAC aGGAGACACTGCCTTGCACAAAGCAGCCTCTCAGAAGCATCACGCTGTGTGTCGTCTTCTCATGGACTCCGGAGCTTCCCTCATCAAGACCAATTTGAAG GGTAAGACGCCAGTGGAGCAAGCTCGTAACGCGGGGGACCAAGAGCTGGCCTCCTACCTGACCAGCAAACAGCACCCTACCACTGTCTCTCACGAAGATCTGGAGACtgctgtatga
- the LOC121543670 gene encoding diacylglycerol kinase iota isoform X5, with translation MIRTTTWKAISRSGLQHLAPVHKPMPPITNGPSKEIRTSVDWTETAVNGDHLWLETSCSGELCYLGEDTCVLKTAKSAPRRKCAACKIVVHTSCIEQLDKINFRCKPTFREGGSRCLRDNMLRHHWVHRRRQEGKCRQCGKSFQQKFFHSKEIVAISCSWCKQAFHNKVTCFQLHQIEEPCSLGAHAGVIVPPSWIIKVRKPQNSFKNSTRRKKRTSFKRRTSKKGTDESKWRPFMLKPLASPLMKPVLVFVNPKSGGNQGTKVLQMFMWILNPRQVFDLSQGGLREALELYRKVPNLRILACGGDGTVGWILSALDELGMTPHPPVAVLPLGTGNDLARTLNWGGGYTDEPVSKVLCQVEDGSVVQLDRWNLQVERSPAQPEEGTQKLPLNVFNNYFSLGFDAHVTLEFHESREANPEKFNSRFRNKMFYAGAAFSDFLQRSSRDLSKHVRVVCDGTDLTPKIQEQKFQCIVFLNIPRYCAGTMPWGNTGDHRDFEPQRHDDGCIEVIGFTMSSLAALQVGGHGERLHQCREVTLTTFKTIAVQVDGEPCRLAPSTLLISLRNQANMVQKNKRRTSVPLLNDIQKVCAADLRRLSAPPDSFSVPHAVPERLRLRVNRISLQDYDRLQFDKERLRDISIAVGIVVVRGDCDLETCRLYIDRLQEDLHQAPSAGHQVHYQDECRGLPRPGSAHRLSPNWSFLDSTSADRFYRIDKAQEHLHYVTEICQEEVFILDHDGLAGGHATGMPDLVVEPNSGSPLTSEEQELLTAACSGDLTTLSGSFFRGTSLLVRDSRGCSALHLASQHGHTEVVCFILEHGSKVLLDLTDRETGDTALHKAASQKHHAVCRLLMDSGASLIKTNLKGKTPVEQARNAGDQELASYLTSKQHPTTVSHEDLETAV, from the exons AAGTCTGCCCCCAGGAGGAAGTGTGCAGCGTGTAAGATCGTAGTCCACACATCCTGCATCGAGCAGCTCGACAAG attAACTTCCGCTGTAAGCCAACGTTTAGAGAAGGAGGCTCTCGCTGCCTCAGAGAT AATATGTTGAGGCATCACTGGGTGCACCGGCGCCGCCAAGAGGGGAAATGCAGACAGTGTGGgaag AGCTTCCAGCAGAAGTTCTTCCATAGTAAAGAGATTGTTGCCATCAGCTGCTCCTGGTGCAAACAAGCT TTCCATAACAAGGTGACATGTTTCCAGCTACATCAGATTGAGGAGCCCTGTTCTCTTGGGGCCCACGCCGGGGTCATTGTCCCCCCCTCCTGGATCATCAAAGTCAGGAAGCCACAG AACTCGTTCAAAAACTCTACAAGGAGGAAAAAACGCACATCGTTTAAAAGAAGGACCAGTAAGAAAGGAACTGAC GAATCAAAGTGGCGTCCGTTCATGCTGAAGCCCCTTGCTTCCCCTCTGATGAAACCTGTTCTAGTCTTTGTCAACCCCAAGAGCGGAGGCAACCAG GGTACTAAAGTGTTACAGATGTTTATGTGGATCCTGAACCCTCGCCAGGTGTTTGATCTCTCCCAGGGAGGACTCAGAGAGGC GTTGGAGTTGTACAGGAAAGTGCCAAACCTGCGTATCCTGGCCTGTGGAGGAGACGGGACG GTGGGGTGGATCCTGTCTGCTCTGGATGAGTTAGGAATGACCCCACATCCGCCTGTAGCTGTACTTCCTCTGGGGACAGGAAATGACCTCGCCAGGACCCTCAACTGGGGAGGG ggttatacAGACGAGCCGGTGTCCAAGGTACTGTGTCAGGTGGAGGACGGCTCTGTAGTGCAGCTAGACAGATGGAACCTTCAGGTGGAGAGAAGCCCCGCCCAGCCGGAGGAGGGCACACAGAAG CTCCCACTGAATGTGTTCAACAACTACTTCAGCCTGGGCTTCGATGCCCACGTTACACTGGAGTTCCACGAATCCAGAG AAGCCAACCCTGAGAAATTCAACAGCCGCTTCCGCAACAAGATGTTCTATGCAGGG GCTGCATTCTCTGACTTCCTCCAGAGGAGCTCCAGGGATTTGTCTAAACACGTCAGAGTGGTG TGTGACGGGACAGATCTCACTCCTAAGATCCAGGAACAGAAGTTCCAGTGCATCGTCTTCTTAAACATTCCCAG gtactgTGCAGGCACCATGCCGTGGGGGAACACAGGAGACCACCGGGACTTTGAGCCTCAGCGCCATGACGACGGCTGTATCGAAGTCATCGGCTTCACCATGTCCTCcctt GCGGCACTGCAGGTAGGAGGTCATGGTGAGAGGCTGCACCAGTGTAGAGAGGTGACTCTGACCACCTTTAAGACCATCGCTGTACAG gtggatgGAGAGCCGTGTCGCTTGGCCCCCTCAACCCTCCTGATCTCCCTACGCAACCAGGCCAACATGGTACAGAAGAACAAGAGACGCACCTCAGTACCCCTGCTCAAtga TATTCAGAAAGTGTGTGCAGCAGACCTGCGCCGCCTTTCTGCTCCCCCTGACTCCTTCTCTGT CCCCCATGCTGTCCCCGAGCGCCTGCGCCTCAGAGTCAACCGTATCAGTCTGCAGGACTACGACAGACTACAGTTCGACAAGGAACGACTCCGAGacatct cGATCGCTGTGGGGATTGTGGTGGTGAGAGGGGACTGTGACCTGGAGACCTGTAGACTCTACATAGACAGGCTACaggag GATCTTCATCAGGCTCCATCTGCTGGCCACCAAGTGCATTACCAG GATGAGTGTCGAGGTCTACCGCGACCAGGCTCCGCCCACAGACTGTCCCCTAACTGGAGCTTCCTGGACT CTACGTCTGCGGACCGTTTCTACCGTATAGACAAGGCCCAGGAGCACCTGCACTATGTGACAGAAATCTGCCAGGAAGAGGTGTTTATCCTGGACCACGATGGACTAGCGGGGGGACATGCCACAGGAATGCCTGACCTGGTGGTGGAGCCCAACTctgg GAGCCCTCTGACATCTGAGGAACAAG AACTGTTGACGGCTGCCTGCTCTGGGGACCTGACTACG TTGTCGGGCAGCTTCTTTCGTGGGACCAGCCTTCTGGTGAGGGATTCTAGGGGTTGTAGTGCACTACACCTGGCCTCCCAGCACGGACACACTGAAGTGGTCTGCTTCATACTGGAGCACG GGTCAAAGGTGCTCCTGGATTTAACTGACAGAGAAAC aGGAGACACTGCCTTGCACAAAGCAGCCTCTCAGAAGCATCACGCTGTGTGTCGTCTTCTCATGGACTCCGGAGCTTCCCTCATCAAGACCAATTTGAAG GGTAAGACGCCAGTGGAGCAAGCTCGTAACGCGGGGGACCAAGAGCTGGCCTCCTACCTGACCAGCAAACAGCACCCTACCACTGTCTCTCACGAAGATCTGGAGACtgctgtatga